A genomic segment from Spinacia oleracea cultivar Varoflay chromosome 3, BTI_SOV_V1, whole genome shotgun sequence encodes:
- the LOC110787641 gene encoding protein ESSENTIAL FOR POTEXVIRUS ACCUMULATION 1 isoform X2, which yields MSLGENRPSPYTGYGDRSDVTKSPGNGEEMHDNQKKRDVFRPTFLDAETGRRDRWRDEERDTNPSARKDRWREGEKEIGDGRKTDRWVDNTPTKNFGEARRAPSDKWADPSKENNYDQRRESKWNTRWGPDDKEADKWTDAGKHGDMPQDKGQSQLANHGKDEREGDNHRPWRPSSLQNRVKAETLHHHPQMTSKEGPTFGHGRGRGDNATFSVGRGRANFSAGSISNYSVHPHSGFNSDRGDNGHEEPSPFSYNRTKLLDIYRLTEIRSSNKILDGLKQVSSLTQEEPLGPLALCAPTPEESAIMKGIDKGDIISSGAPQNSKEGSTGRSPNEYAQSRRTKHGSRDDVSLPPDEDNDKVDHAKGTYSKISELSPREKQMNVYGSNVIMDGNENPQIYAEKYRVPAARDDESSLKKGDEVSDNRDPGIKGRVYSQSGTPWRSPSLEEHASTHSRDWFNSPAGGGIRSKSSDISWSQAPKDNSSVLPDPNAHNELKWQVGEDSAARKHAVVTVDREQETRKLLHTSPDDMLLYYKDPQGQIQGPFSGSDIIGWFEAGYFGIDLRVRPVNAPNDVAFASLGDVMPHLRAKARPPPGFNTAKQSEVPDVSSRSSSSGFGKVLPGPSGVDLLGNEHRHTHGSSTDAENKFLESLMAGEITTSHLERFASSEGLQRFVGQNSSGMSPSVAESGDALNLLAQRMNLERQKSLTQSYPYWASREGAPVGPDFVRNSTIPQANPLSTVGDIPRQSLPQNVEMMSILQGLSDRSSGGVNNGLGGWPKFSVQGGIDPFKENVDLHSGQNFPQMAYGMQQHKQQPQNHPSMTNLLAQTLDNPAIQSDKLLSAGLTHDPQALNLLQQQYLMQLHSQQAVPGPQLSILDKFLLLKQQQKQEEQQQMLRQQQQQQLLSQVLSEQQLVQRFGDPAFGQLQTSASPIGNAPIEQSAPQLSPSLFQANSQVPVSSMPDDRNVSIANMPPKFSQGLGHQVPADGSSLHLPHQMLGTAQKNWPSMSTHADNINNLPSGSEMMGKITASEVVDKSLSTAAVERVTSEHSAPSLSGQVVERNSKTAQPTLIVDLGMSVLSADSVPPKFSESSVSPRENQILMFERTNDNKLTPTGTLEENSEKECHEDVSAAKDAKNVESREVKKTSDKKSRKLKSSKAQPSPDQLKGASKASTVQKSKQSEAEGALSATKSNLSVASRSTLDGRPMEAAREISNPSEIDLYTSLNYPAGVFESMDAKGEQKQSDSVTQQGVQVSSSQRAWKPAVCVKPKSLLEIQQEEQKRAQMEIPAPTVSASISPISFSSPWGGMVTHVEPKVSRDIHQDSNSSEHMGKTESPKSKKSGLHDLLAAEVLAKSNNRSIEITDNASSLPLLPTTPNQLDVVDHENFIEAKDTKKSRKKAAKAKASGAKVSAAVPYADVAVASGPVEKVKSTKHVQAEKEVLPAPPSGPSLGDFVPWKGESTSPSPAPAWSSDAGKFPKPTSLRDILKEQGKKGTPHQQYAPISTSPKPSSAQTRPVSWSVSASSPSKAISPVQINSHPPSQTKYKGEDDLFWGPPDQSKQESKQAVFPQLGNQGSWTTKGTPVKGTPGTSINRQKSAGGRAVEHISSSPVAAQVSGKGKRDGSTKHLEAMDFRDWCQNESVRLTGSKDTSFLEFCSKQSRSEAETLLTENLGSFDPNHEFIEKFLNYMELLSADVLELAFQSRNDLKAYNKGARDMNSDYQGLRDLDKDRDVVASADASMKGGKKKGKKGKKVSSAVLGFNVVSNRIMMGEIQTLED from the exons ATGTCACTAGGG GAAAATCGTCCAAGCCCTTACACTGGTTACGGTGATCGTTCAGATGTCACTAAGTCTCCGGGAAATGGTGAGGAGATGCATGATAACCAGAAGAAAAGGGATGTTTTCAGGCCTACTTTTCTTGATGCAGAAACTGGGCGTCGTGATCGCTGGCGTGACGAAGAAAGAGACACTAATCCATCAGCTCGCAAGGACCGTTGGAGGGAGGGGGAAAAAGAGATTGGTGACGGTCGGAAGACCGACAGGTGGGTTGATAATACGCCCACTAAGAACTTTGGAGAAGCACGTCGTGCTCCATCCGACAAGTGGGCTGATCCAAGCAAGGAGAATAATTATGATCAGCGTCGTGAGAGTAAGTGGAACACGCGCTGGGGTCCTGATGATAAAGAGGCAGATAAGTGGACTGATGCTGGAAAACACGGTGACATGCCTCAGGATAAAGGCCAATCACAATTAGCTAATCACGGGAAGGATGAGAGGGAGGGTGATAACCATCGCCCGTGGAGGCCTAGCTCTTTGCAAAATCGTGTTAAAGCAGAAACATTACATCACCATCCTCAAATGACTAGCAAAGAAGGTCCTACATTTGGCCACGGGAGAGGTCGTGGGGATAATGCTACTTTTTCTGTTGGTCGTGGACGGGCTAATTTTAGTGCTGGGAGTATTAGTAACTATTCTGTTCATCCTCACTCAGGTTTTAATTCTGACAGAGGTGATAATGGTCATGAAGAACCTTCTCCTTTCAGCTATAATAGAACAAAGTTGCTTGATATTTACCGGCTGACTGAGATAAGATCTTCGAACAAGATATTGGATGGATTGAAGCAAGTTTCCTCTCTCACTCAGGAAGAACCTTTGGGGCCTCTGGCACTTTGTGCACCTACGCCTGAAGAATCA GCTATTATGAAGGGTATTGACAAGGGGGACATAATAAGCAGCGGTGCACCCCAGAATTCGAAGGAAGGATCTACAGGACGAAGTCCAAATGAATATGCTCAATCAAGACGAACGAAACATG GCAGCAGAGATGATGTATCCCTTCCTCCTGATGAAGACAATGATAAAGTTGACCATGCTAAAGGTACTTATTCAAAAATTTCAGAGTTGTCACCCCGTGAGAAGCAGATGAATGTGTATGGTTCAAATGTCATAATGGATGGCAATGAAAATCCTCAGATATATGCTGAGAAATATAGAGTTCCAG CTGCAAGAGATGATGAGAGTTCTTTAAAGAAGGGTGATGAAGTCTCTGATAACAGAGACCCTGGCATTAAGGGGCGTGTTTATTCTCAATCTGGAACTCCGTGGCGGTCACCTTCTTTGGAAGAGCACGCAAGCACTCACTCACGTGATTGGTTTAATAGTCCAGCGGGAGGTGGTATTCGCTCCAAAAGCTCTGACATCAGCTGGTCACAAGCACCAAAAGACAACTCATCTGTTTTGCCTGATCCAAATGCTCACAATGAACTCAAGTGGCAAGTTGGTGAAGATTCTGCTGCCAGAAAACATGCCGTTGTGACAGTTGACCGGGAGCAAGAAACAAGGAAACTCTTACACACTTCTCCAGATGACATGCTCCTTTATTATAAAGATCCGCAAGGTCAAATTCAGGGTCCCTTTTCTGGTAGTGATATAATTGGGTGGTTTGAGGCTGGGTATTTTGGGATAGACTTACGAGTTCGCCCAGTAAATGCCCCAAACGACGTTGCATTTGCTTCACTTGGTGATGTGATGCCCCACTTGCGAGCTAAAGCAAGGCCCCCACCTGGGTTTAATACAGCAAAGCAGAGTGAGGTACCTGATGTGTCTAGTAGGTCAAGCTCAAGTGGATTTGGGAAGGTCCTTCCTGGTCCTAGCGGGGTTGATTTGCTTGGAAATGAGCATAGACATACTCATGGATCGTCAACAGATGCTGAAAACAAATTTCTGGAGTCATTAATGGCTGGAGAAATAACCACTTCTCATCTGGAGAGATTTGCCTCCTCAGAAG GGCTGCAACGATTTGTTGGACAAAATTCCAGTGGTATGTCTCCCTCGGTGGCTGAAAGTGGAGATGCTCTCAACCTTTTGGCCCAAAGAATGAACCTAGAACGACAAAAATCATTGACTCAATCTTATCCGTACTGGGCAAGTAGAGAAGGAGCCCCTGTGGGCCCTGACTTTGTTAGGAACTCTACCATTCCACAGGCAAATCCACTTTCAACTGTTGGTGATATTCCCCGACAATCTCTTCCTCAGAATGTTGAGATGATGTCCATTCTTCAAGGCTTATCTGATAGGTCTTCTGGTGGAGTGAACAATGGATTAGGTGGTTGGCCAAAATTTTCTGTGCAAGGTGGCATCGATCCATTTAAAGAAAACGTTGACTTGCATTCCGGACAGAATTTTCCTCAAATGGCATATGGTATGCAACAGCATAAGCAGCAGCCACAAAATCATCCATCAATGACAAATTTACTTGCCCAGACTCTAGACAACCCTGCCATCCAGTCTGACAAGCTACTCTCGGCTGGCCTTACACATGACCCTCAGGCATTAAATCTGTTACAGCAGCAGTATTTGATGCAATTACATTCTCAACAGGCTGTCCCAGGCCCACAGCTTTCAATTCTGGATAAGTTCCTATTGCTTAAGCAGCAACAAAAGCAAGAGGAGCAGCAACAGATGTTGCgacagcaacagcaacaacaattgCTTTCTCAGGTTCTGTCAGAGCAGCAGCTTGTTCAACGTTTTGGTGATCCAGCTTTTGGGCAGTTACAGACTTCTGCATCGCCTATTGGAAATGCACCCATTGAACAATCTGCGCCCCAGCTGTCACCCTCATTGTTTCAAGCTAATTCTCAAGTTCCTGTTTCTAGTATGCCAGATGATAGAAATGTTAGCATTGCCAATATGCCTCCAAAATTTTCCCAGGGTTTGGGTCATCAAGTACCTGCTGACGGATCATCTTTGCACTTGCCTCATCAGATGTTAGGAACGGCACAAAAAAATTGGCCATCTATGTCAACACATGCCGACAACATTAACAATTTACCATCAGGTTCAGAAATGATGGGAAAAATAACCGCCTCCGAAGTAGTGGACAAGTCCCTGAGTACGGCTGCAGTGGAACGTGTCACTTCTGAACATAGTGCACCATCTTTATCAGGCCAGGTGGTAGAGAGAAACTCAAAAACAGCACAACCTACTTTGATTGTGGATTTGGGGATGAGTGTGCTAAGTGCTGACTCTGTACCACCCAAGTTTTCTGAATCATCTGTGAGCCCTAGGGAAAATCAGATTTTGATGTTTGAGAGAACAAATGATAATAAGCTTACACCAACTGGTACTCTAGAGGAAAACTCTGAAAAGGAGTGTCATGAAGATGTATCTGCAGCAAAAGACGCAAAAAATGTTGAATCACGTGAGGTTAAGAAAACTTCCGACAAGAAATCAAGAAAGCTAAAGTCTTCCAAGGCGCAACCATCTCCTGACCAGTTGAAGGGAGCTTCCAAAGCGTCTACTGTGCAGAAATCTAAGCAATCTGAAGCTGAAGGAGCACTTAGTGCGACCAAGTCGAATCTTTCTGTTGCTTCCAGAAGTACATTAGATGGAAGACCTATGGAGGCAGCTAGGGAAATATCTAACCCATCAGAAATTGATCTCTATACTTCGCTTAATTACCCTGCTGGTGTTTTTGAATCTATGGACGCCAAAGGTGAACAGAAACAGAGTGATTCTGTTACGCAACAAGGTGTGCAAGTAAGTTCTTCACAGAGAGCTTGGAAACCAGCTGTTTGTGTGAAGCCTAAGTCACTATTAGAAATTCAACAAGAAGAGCAGAAAAGGGCACAGATGGAGATCCCTGCCCCTACTGTCTCTGCTTCTATTAGTCCTATCAGTTTCTCCAGTCCTTGGGGTGGAATGGTTACCCATGTGGAGCCTAAAGTATCTAGAGATATTCACCAGGATAGTAATAGTAGTGAGCATATGGGGAAAACAGAGTCGCCAAAGAGTAAGAAGAGTGGGTTGCATGATCTTTTGGCCGCAGAAGTTTTAGCAAAGTCTAACAACAGAAGCATTGAAATCACTGACAATGCTTCAAGTCTTCCTCTTTTACCAACAACGCCTAATCAGTTAGATGTGGTTGATCACGAGAATTTTATTGAGGCTAAAGATACCAAGAAGAGTCGTAAGAAAGCTGCAAAGGCTAAAGCTTCTGGAGCAAAGGTTTCAGCTGCAGTTCCTTATGCTGATGTGGCTGTTGCATCTGGTCCTGTTGAGAAAGTAAAAAGTACTAAACATGTGCAAGCAGAGAAGGAGGTATTGCCTGCACCACCATCTGGTCCATCTCTAGGGGACTTTGTTCCTTGGAAGGGTGAATCAACTAGCCCTTCTCCAGCTCCTGCTTGGTCTTCAGATGCTGGAAAGTTTCCAAAACCCACATCACTGAGAGACATCCTGAAAGAACAGGGGAAGAAAGGAACTCCACATCAACAGTACGCACCAATATCAACTTCACCAAAACCTAGTTCAGCTCAGACGCGTCCTGTGTCGTGGTCAGTTTCAGCATCATCCCCTTCGAAAGCCATATCTCCGGTTCAGATCAATTCCCATCCTCCTTCACAAACAAAGTATAAAGGAGAAGATGATCTGTTCTGGGGTCCTCCAGATCAATCGAAGCAAGAGAGCAAACA GGCAGTCTTTCCTCAGCTTGGTAACCAAGGCAGCTGGACTACTAAAGGCACTCCTGTCAAAGGAACTCCTGGAACTTCTATTAACCGACAAAAGTCTGCTGGTGGCAGGGCTGTGGAGCACATTTCGTCTTCACCTGTCGCTGCACAGGTTTCTGGGAAAGGGAAACGAGATGGGAGTACAAAGCACTTGG AGGCGATGGACTTCAGAGATTGGTGCCAGAATGAATCAGTTCGGCTTACTGGAAGCAAAG
- the LOC110787641 gene encoding protein ESSENTIAL FOR POTEXVIRUS ACCUMULATION 1 isoform X1, with product MASSDSRKPITLTPPNQIAKDITGPDNPIPLSPQWLLPKPGETKTGMSLGENRPSPYTGYGDRSDVTKSPGNGEEMHDNQKKRDVFRPTFLDAETGRRDRWRDEERDTNPSARKDRWREGEKEIGDGRKTDRWVDNTPTKNFGEARRAPSDKWADPSKENNYDQRRESKWNTRWGPDDKEADKWTDAGKHGDMPQDKGQSQLANHGKDEREGDNHRPWRPSSLQNRVKAETLHHHPQMTSKEGPTFGHGRGRGDNATFSVGRGRANFSAGSISNYSVHPHSGFNSDRGDNGHEEPSPFSYNRTKLLDIYRLTEIRSSNKILDGLKQVSSLTQEEPLGPLALCAPTPEESAIMKGIDKGDIISSGAPQNSKEGSTGRSPNEYAQSRRTKHGSRDDVSLPPDEDNDKVDHAKGTYSKISELSPREKQMNVYGSNVIMDGNENPQIYAEKYRVPAARDDESSLKKGDEVSDNRDPGIKGRVYSQSGTPWRSPSLEEHASTHSRDWFNSPAGGGIRSKSSDISWSQAPKDNSSVLPDPNAHNELKWQVGEDSAARKHAVVTVDREQETRKLLHTSPDDMLLYYKDPQGQIQGPFSGSDIIGWFEAGYFGIDLRVRPVNAPNDVAFASLGDVMPHLRAKARPPPGFNTAKQSEVPDVSSRSSSSGFGKVLPGPSGVDLLGNEHRHTHGSSTDAENKFLESLMAGEITTSHLERFASSEGLQRFVGQNSSGMSPSVAESGDALNLLAQRMNLERQKSLTQSYPYWASREGAPVGPDFVRNSTIPQANPLSTVGDIPRQSLPQNVEMMSILQGLSDRSSGGVNNGLGGWPKFSVQGGIDPFKENVDLHSGQNFPQMAYGMQQHKQQPQNHPSMTNLLAQTLDNPAIQSDKLLSAGLTHDPQALNLLQQQYLMQLHSQQAVPGPQLSILDKFLLLKQQQKQEEQQQMLRQQQQQQLLSQVLSEQQLVQRFGDPAFGQLQTSASPIGNAPIEQSAPQLSPSLFQANSQVPVSSMPDDRNVSIANMPPKFSQGLGHQVPADGSSLHLPHQMLGTAQKNWPSMSTHADNINNLPSGSEMMGKITASEVVDKSLSTAAVERVTSEHSAPSLSGQVVERNSKTAQPTLIVDLGMSVLSADSVPPKFSESSVSPRENQILMFERTNDNKLTPTGTLEENSEKECHEDVSAAKDAKNVESREVKKTSDKKSRKLKSSKAQPSPDQLKGASKASTVQKSKQSEAEGALSATKSNLSVASRSTLDGRPMEAAREISNPSEIDLYTSLNYPAGVFESMDAKGEQKQSDSVTQQGVQVSSSQRAWKPAVCVKPKSLLEIQQEEQKRAQMEIPAPTVSASISPISFSSPWGGMVTHVEPKVSRDIHQDSNSSEHMGKTESPKSKKSGLHDLLAAEVLAKSNNRSIEITDNASSLPLLPTTPNQLDVVDHENFIEAKDTKKSRKKAAKAKASGAKVSAAVPYADVAVASGPVEKVKSTKHVQAEKEVLPAPPSGPSLGDFVPWKGESTSPSPAPAWSSDAGKFPKPTSLRDILKEQGKKGTPHQQYAPISTSPKPSSAQTRPVSWSVSASSPSKAISPVQINSHPPSQTKYKGEDDLFWGPPDQSKQESKQAVFPQLGNQGSWTTKGTPVKGTPGTSINRQKSAGGRAVEHISSSPVAAQVSGKGKRDGSTKHLEAMDFRDWCQNESVRLTGSKDTSFLEFCSKQSRSEAETLLTENLGSFDPNHEFIEKFLNYMELLSADVLELAFQSRNDLKAYNKGARDMNSDYQGLRDLDKDRDVVASADASMKGGKKKGKKGKKVSSAVLGFNVVSNRIMMGEIQTLED from the exons ATGGCTTCCTCCGACTCTCGCAAGCCCATCACTCTCACTCCTCCCAACCAGATCGCCAAAG ATATCACAGGGCCAGACAATCCTATACCGCTTTCACCTCAATGGCTTCTCCCTAAGCCAGGGGAGACTAAGACTGGGATGTCACTAGGG GAAAATCGTCCAAGCCCTTACACTGGTTACGGTGATCGTTCAGATGTCACTAAGTCTCCGGGAAATGGTGAGGAGATGCATGATAACCAGAAGAAAAGGGATGTTTTCAGGCCTACTTTTCTTGATGCAGAAACTGGGCGTCGTGATCGCTGGCGTGACGAAGAAAGAGACACTAATCCATCAGCTCGCAAGGACCGTTGGAGGGAGGGGGAAAAAGAGATTGGTGACGGTCGGAAGACCGACAGGTGGGTTGATAATACGCCCACTAAGAACTTTGGAGAAGCACGTCGTGCTCCATCCGACAAGTGGGCTGATCCAAGCAAGGAGAATAATTATGATCAGCGTCGTGAGAGTAAGTGGAACACGCGCTGGGGTCCTGATGATAAAGAGGCAGATAAGTGGACTGATGCTGGAAAACACGGTGACATGCCTCAGGATAAAGGCCAATCACAATTAGCTAATCACGGGAAGGATGAGAGGGAGGGTGATAACCATCGCCCGTGGAGGCCTAGCTCTTTGCAAAATCGTGTTAAAGCAGAAACATTACATCACCATCCTCAAATGACTAGCAAAGAAGGTCCTACATTTGGCCACGGGAGAGGTCGTGGGGATAATGCTACTTTTTCTGTTGGTCGTGGACGGGCTAATTTTAGTGCTGGGAGTATTAGTAACTATTCTGTTCATCCTCACTCAGGTTTTAATTCTGACAGAGGTGATAATGGTCATGAAGAACCTTCTCCTTTCAGCTATAATAGAACAAAGTTGCTTGATATTTACCGGCTGACTGAGATAAGATCTTCGAACAAGATATTGGATGGATTGAAGCAAGTTTCCTCTCTCACTCAGGAAGAACCTTTGGGGCCTCTGGCACTTTGTGCACCTACGCCTGAAGAATCA GCTATTATGAAGGGTATTGACAAGGGGGACATAATAAGCAGCGGTGCACCCCAGAATTCGAAGGAAGGATCTACAGGACGAAGTCCAAATGAATATGCTCAATCAAGACGAACGAAACATG GCAGCAGAGATGATGTATCCCTTCCTCCTGATGAAGACAATGATAAAGTTGACCATGCTAAAGGTACTTATTCAAAAATTTCAGAGTTGTCACCCCGTGAGAAGCAGATGAATGTGTATGGTTCAAATGTCATAATGGATGGCAATGAAAATCCTCAGATATATGCTGAGAAATATAGAGTTCCAG CTGCAAGAGATGATGAGAGTTCTTTAAAGAAGGGTGATGAAGTCTCTGATAACAGAGACCCTGGCATTAAGGGGCGTGTTTATTCTCAATCTGGAACTCCGTGGCGGTCACCTTCTTTGGAAGAGCACGCAAGCACTCACTCACGTGATTGGTTTAATAGTCCAGCGGGAGGTGGTATTCGCTCCAAAAGCTCTGACATCAGCTGGTCACAAGCACCAAAAGACAACTCATCTGTTTTGCCTGATCCAAATGCTCACAATGAACTCAAGTGGCAAGTTGGTGAAGATTCTGCTGCCAGAAAACATGCCGTTGTGACAGTTGACCGGGAGCAAGAAACAAGGAAACTCTTACACACTTCTCCAGATGACATGCTCCTTTATTATAAAGATCCGCAAGGTCAAATTCAGGGTCCCTTTTCTGGTAGTGATATAATTGGGTGGTTTGAGGCTGGGTATTTTGGGATAGACTTACGAGTTCGCCCAGTAAATGCCCCAAACGACGTTGCATTTGCTTCACTTGGTGATGTGATGCCCCACTTGCGAGCTAAAGCAAGGCCCCCACCTGGGTTTAATACAGCAAAGCAGAGTGAGGTACCTGATGTGTCTAGTAGGTCAAGCTCAAGTGGATTTGGGAAGGTCCTTCCTGGTCCTAGCGGGGTTGATTTGCTTGGAAATGAGCATAGACATACTCATGGATCGTCAACAGATGCTGAAAACAAATTTCTGGAGTCATTAATGGCTGGAGAAATAACCACTTCTCATCTGGAGAGATTTGCCTCCTCAGAAG GGCTGCAACGATTTGTTGGACAAAATTCCAGTGGTATGTCTCCCTCGGTGGCTGAAAGTGGAGATGCTCTCAACCTTTTGGCCCAAAGAATGAACCTAGAACGACAAAAATCATTGACTCAATCTTATCCGTACTGGGCAAGTAGAGAAGGAGCCCCTGTGGGCCCTGACTTTGTTAGGAACTCTACCATTCCACAGGCAAATCCACTTTCAACTGTTGGTGATATTCCCCGACAATCTCTTCCTCAGAATGTTGAGATGATGTCCATTCTTCAAGGCTTATCTGATAGGTCTTCTGGTGGAGTGAACAATGGATTAGGTGGTTGGCCAAAATTTTCTGTGCAAGGTGGCATCGATCCATTTAAAGAAAACGTTGACTTGCATTCCGGACAGAATTTTCCTCAAATGGCATATGGTATGCAACAGCATAAGCAGCAGCCACAAAATCATCCATCAATGACAAATTTACTTGCCCAGACTCTAGACAACCCTGCCATCCAGTCTGACAAGCTACTCTCGGCTGGCCTTACACATGACCCTCAGGCATTAAATCTGTTACAGCAGCAGTATTTGATGCAATTACATTCTCAACAGGCTGTCCCAGGCCCACAGCTTTCAATTCTGGATAAGTTCCTATTGCTTAAGCAGCAACAAAAGCAAGAGGAGCAGCAACAGATGTTGCgacagcaacagcaacaacaattgCTTTCTCAGGTTCTGTCAGAGCAGCAGCTTGTTCAACGTTTTGGTGATCCAGCTTTTGGGCAGTTACAGACTTCTGCATCGCCTATTGGAAATGCACCCATTGAACAATCTGCGCCCCAGCTGTCACCCTCATTGTTTCAAGCTAATTCTCAAGTTCCTGTTTCTAGTATGCCAGATGATAGAAATGTTAGCATTGCCAATATGCCTCCAAAATTTTCCCAGGGTTTGGGTCATCAAGTACCTGCTGACGGATCATCTTTGCACTTGCCTCATCAGATGTTAGGAACGGCACAAAAAAATTGGCCATCTATGTCAACACATGCCGACAACATTAACAATTTACCATCAGGTTCAGAAATGATGGGAAAAATAACCGCCTCCGAAGTAGTGGACAAGTCCCTGAGTACGGCTGCAGTGGAACGTGTCACTTCTGAACATAGTGCACCATCTTTATCAGGCCAGGTGGTAGAGAGAAACTCAAAAACAGCACAACCTACTTTGATTGTGGATTTGGGGATGAGTGTGCTAAGTGCTGACTCTGTACCACCCAAGTTTTCTGAATCATCTGTGAGCCCTAGGGAAAATCAGATTTTGATGTTTGAGAGAACAAATGATAATAAGCTTACACCAACTGGTACTCTAGAGGAAAACTCTGAAAAGGAGTGTCATGAAGATGTATCTGCAGCAAAAGACGCAAAAAATGTTGAATCACGTGAGGTTAAGAAAACTTCCGACAAGAAATCAAGAAAGCTAAAGTCTTCCAAGGCGCAACCATCTCCTGACCAGTTGAAGGGAGCTTCCAAAGCGTCTACTGTGCAGAAATCTAAGCAATCTGAAGCTGAAGGAGCACTTAGTGCGACCAAGTCGAATCTTTCTGTTGCTTCCAGAAGTACATTAGATGGAAGACCTATGGAGGCAGCTAGGGAAATATCTAACCCATCAGAAATTGATCTCTATACTTCGCTTAATTACCCTGCTGGTGTTTTTGAATCTATGGACGCCAAAGGTGAACAGAAACAGAGTGATTCTGTTACGCAACAAGGTGTGCAAGTAAGTTCTTCACAGAGAGCTTGGAAACCAGCTGTTTGTGTGAAGCCTAAGTCACTATTAGAAATTCAACAAGAAGAGCAGAAAAGGGCACAGATGGAGATCCCTGCCCCTACTGTCTCTGCTTCTATTAGTCCTATCAGTTTCTCCAGTCCTTGGGGTGGAATGGTTACCCATGTGGAGCCTAAAGTATCTAGAGATATTCACCAGGATAGTAATAGTAGTGAGCATATGGGGAAAACAGAGTCGCCAAAGAGTAAGAAGAGTGGGTTGCATGATCTTTTGGCCGCAGAAGTTTTAGCAAAGTCTAACAACAGAAGCATTGAAATCACTGACAATGCTTCAAGTCTTCCTCTTTTACCAACAACGCCTAATCAGTTAGATGTGGTTGATCACGAGAATTTTATTGAGGCTAAAGATACCAAGAAGAGTCGTAAGAAAGCTGCAAAGGCTAAAGCTTCTGGAGCAAAGGTTTCAGCTGCAGTTCCTTATGCTGATGTGGCTGTTGCATCTGGTCCTGTTGAGAAAGTAAAAAGTACTAAACATGTGCAAGCAGAGAAGGAGGTATTGCCTGCACCACCATCTGGTCCATCTCTAGGGGACTTTGTTCCTTGGAAGGGTGAATCAACTAGCCCTTCTCCAGCTCCTGCTTGGTCTTCAGATGCTGGAAAGTTTCCAAAACCCACATCACTGAGAGACATCCTGAAAGAACAGGGGAAGAAAGGAACTCCACATCAACAGTACGCACCAATATCAACTTCACCAAAACCTAGTTCAGCTCAGACGCGTCCTGTGTCGTGGTCAGTTTCAGCATCATCCCCTTCGAAAGCCATATCTCCGGTTCAGATCAATTCCCATCCTCCTTCACAAACAAAGTATAAAGGAGAAGATGATCTGTTCTGGGGTCCTCCAGATCAATCGAAGCAAGAGAGCAAACA GGCAGTCTTTCCTCAGCTTGGTAACCAAGGCAGCTGGACTACTAAAGGCACTCCTGTCAAAGGAACTCCTGGAACTTCTATTAACCGACAAAAGTCTGCTGGTGGCAGGGCTGTGGAGCACATTTCGTCTTCACCTGTCGCTGCACAGGTTTCTGGGAAAGGGAAACGAGATGGGAGTACAAAGCACTTGG AGGCGATGGACTTCAGAGATTGGTGCCAGAATGAATCAGTTCGGCTTACTGGAAGCAAAG